The following are encoded together in the Nocardia sp. XZ_19_385 genome:
- a CDS encoding ABC transporter ATP-binding protein gives MPEPAMLELTDIIKEYRVGGQSVRALDGVSLRIEPGEFTSIIGPSGSGKSTLLHLLGALDSPTAGSIQFRGEEIGSLDDERQSEFRRHQVGFIFQFFNLLPTLTAWENVAIPKLLDGTGLRKAKPRALELLDRVGLGDRAGHRPSELSGGQMQRVAVARALIMDPPLILADEPTGNLDSKTGASILKLLGDIAGDGNSVVMVTHDMGAVEYCDRVITLRDGQIGSNDAVDRKVRGSGAVRA, from the coding sequence ATGCCGGAGCCGGCCATGTTGGAACTGACCGACATCATCAAGGAATACCGGGTGGGCGGCCAGTCCGTGCGCGCGCTGGACGGCGTGAGTCTGCGCATCGAACCGGGCGAATTCACCTCGATCATCGGGCCTTCCGGATCCGGGAAGAGCACGCTGTTGCATCTGCTCGGTGCGCTGGACAGCCCGACCGCGGGCTCGATCCAGTTCCGGGGCGAGGAGATCGGCTCGCTGGACGACGAGCGCCAGTCCGAATTCCGCAGACACCAGGTCGGTTTCATCTTCCAGTTCTTCAACCTGCTGCCGACGCTGACCGCGTGGGAGAACGTGGCCATCCCGAAGTTGCTGGACGGCACCGGGTTACGCAAGGCCAAGCCGCGGGCGCTGGAACTGCTGGACCGGGTCGGCCTCGGTGACCGGGCGGGGCACCGGCCTTCGGAGTTGTCGGGCGGGCAGATGCAGCGAGTCGCGGTGGCGCGGGCGCTGATCATGGATCCGCCGCTGATCCTGGCCGACGAACCCACCGGCAATCTCGACTCCAAGACCGGCGCGTCGATCCTGAAACTGCTGGGCGACATTGCGGGCGACGGTAATTCGGTCGTAATGGTGACCCACGATATGGGCGCGGTGGAGTACTGCGACCGGGTGATCACGCTGCGCGACGGGCAGATCGGGTCCAACGACGCCGTCGATCGCAAGGTCCGCGGCAGCGGCGCGGTGCGCGCGTGA
- a CDS encoding response regulator transcription factor, with protein MSVVGQNGVVPASTAEDLVTVLVVDDQELVRGGLRRILRRRDGFVVAECADGDEVVAAVAAEQPDVVLMDLRMKRVGGIDATRLLRAKDSAPPVLVLTTFDDDQLLSGALRAGAAGFILKDSPAEDLIRAVRTVAGGGAWLDPSVTGRVLSAYRTVRPVVAKAHSRLSELTAREYEVLELIARGRVNGEIARELGISEVTVKSHVGHIFGKLDLRDRAAAIVFAFDHGVVTPGESTP; from the coding sequence GTGAGCGTGGTTGGTCAGAACGGTGTCGTGCCGGCGAGTACGGCCGAGGACCTGGTGACCGTTCTGGTGGTCGATGATCAGGAGCTGGTGCGCGGCGGTCTGCGCCGAATCTTGCGCCGCCGTGACGGATTCGTGGTCGCCGAGTGCGCCGACGGGGACGAGGTGGTCGCCGCGGTGGCCGCCGAGCAACCCGACGTGGTCTTGATGGACCTGCGTATGAAACGTGTCGGAGGTATCGATGCCACGCGATTGCTACGCGCCAAAGACAGTGCCCCGCCGGTCCTCGTGCTCACCACTTTCGATGATGATCAATTGCTATCAGGCGCATTACGCGCGGGTGCTGCCGGATTCATTTTGAAAGACTCACCCGCCGAGGATCTGATCCGCGCGGTCCGCACCGTCGCGGGTGGTGGGGCCTGGCTCGATCCGTCGGTCACCGGACGAGTGCTCTCCGCCTACCGCACGGTCCGCCCGGTAGTAGCGAAAGCGCATAGCAGGCTTTCGGAATTGACCGCGCGCGAGTACGAAGTGCTCGAACTGATCGCCCGGGGGCGGGTGAACGGAGAAATTGCCAGGGAGCTTGGCATCTCCGAAGTAACGGTGAAAAGCCATGTCGGACACATATTCGGCAAACTCGACCTGCGAGATCGGGCCGCCGCGATCGTCTTTGCGTTTGACCACGGGGTGGTCACCCCAGGAGAATCCACTCCTTGA
- a CDS encoding FtsX-like permease family protein produces the protein MAAIWDRLRLFNIGELLAHRGRTVMSLAVMSISAALLVAVLSISGSVTGSVDKLTRALGGAAELEVSGITDAGFEQQLLPRISATPGVQTAVPMLRAQVGAGENRLMLIGADQSISALGSRLTGPMASQGLKLLSVRNGVLVGAALGHQEGDTFRLGNETVTVAGVLDHESSKHLNGGHIVATQLGLAQTLTGRPGRLDSVQIIPTPGTDIPTLRAALTAAVGGRAVVADPSLRTAQAGGAIQIVRYSTLMSSFAALIVSAFLIYNAMSMAVAQRRPMLSLLRAIGGKRGPMVRDLLAEAALLGVIGGAIGAGIGILMGRISIDRIPVGIVQSVEARTEYLVPWYAIPVAVVACVLASVIAAAIAARQVYKVEPIEALVPVGVAHTDTTSRALRIVAIVLGLGLIGGAIGIANADLGRISLVSISMSYAGAVVLCFAATGPIVRAAAAIARQFGPPGALGATTLERAPRRVWATAMTVMIGVAATVAMGGASRDMVDSASKTFEELGRIDLNVSVTAAEQFPTGPLLPADIKDKVAGVPGVADVSPAQMAFATLGSGRVMLQGFEAEEGDINIQAVDRTLLPRMASGEGVIISRDVARELGVTAGSQVTLPTPTGDHTVQVLQVIPYFSAVAGVVIMDIDHLRAWYERPGETILGVDVADGADPAAVKSAILAALPPDIRVATGQQQVEAISGSLRQGTAMSAAILWIVVLVATVALLNTLMLSVLERRRELGVLRAMGTNRKFLLRSVLAEAAGIGFIGAAIGLVVGTGIQYLAIVAIGHAMTIDPIYDPSLLILVYGAAALGLALLGSIPPAVRAARMPIVDALAVD, from the coding sequence ATGGCCGCGATCTGGGATCGGTTGCGGCTGTTCAATATCGGTGAACTGCTCGCGCACCGCGGCCGCACCGTCATGTCGCTGGCGGTGATGAGTATTTCGGCCGCGCTGCTGGTGGCGGTGCTGAGTATCTCCGGGTCGGTGACGGGGTCGGTGGACAAACTCACCCGCGCCCTCGGCGGTGCGGCCGAGCTGGAGGTCAGCGGGATCACCGACGCGGGCTTCGAACAGCAACTGCTGCCCCGGATTTCGGCCACGCCCGGCGTGCAGACGGCGGTACCGATGTTGCGGGCACAGGTTGGTGCGGGCGAGAACCGCTTGATGCTGATCGGCGCCGATCAAAGCATCTCCGCGCTCGGCAGCCGGCTGACCGGTCCGATGGCAAGTCAAGGGCTCAAACTCCTTTCGGTGCGCAATGGCGTGCTCGTCGGTGCGGCGCTCGGCCATCAGGAAGGGGACACCTTCCGGCTCGGCAATGAGACCGTCACGGTCGCCGGAGTGCTCGATCACGAATCCTCCAAGCACCTCAACGGCGGTCACATCGTCGCCACCCAGCTGGGTTTGGCGCAGACCCTGACCGGCCGCCCCGGACGGCTCGACTCGGTGCAGATCATCCCGACGCCGGGCACCGATATCCCCACGCTCCGTGCCGCTTTGACCGCAGCGGTCGGTGGACGCGCGGTGGTCGCCGACCCGAGTCTGCGCACGGCCCAGGCCGGCGGGGCGATTCAGATCGTGCGGTACTCGACGCTCATGTCCTCGTTCGCGGCGCTGATCGTGTCCGCGTTCCTGATCTACAACGCGATGAGTATGGCGGTGGCGCAGCGCCGTCCGATGCTGTCGCTGCTGCGCGCGATCGGCGGTAAACGCGGGCCGATGGTGCGCGACCTCCTCGCCGAAGCCGCGCTGCTGGGCGTGATCGGCGGTGCGATCGGTGCGGGCATCGGAATCCTGATGGGCCGCATCAGTATCGACCGGATTCCGGTCGGCATCGTGCAGTCGGTGGAGGCGCGCACCGAATACCTGGTCCCCTGGTACGCGATACCCGTGGCCGTCGTGGCATGTGTACTGGCCAGCGTGATAGCGGCGGCCATCGCCGCCCGGCAGGTCTACAAAGTGGAGCCGATCGAGGCGCTGGTCCCGGTCGGAGTGGCGCACACCGACACCACCAGCCGGGCGTTGCGGATCGTGGCCATCGTGCTGGGCCTCGGGCTCATCGGCGGCGCGATCGGTATCGCGAATGCCGATCTGGGCCGCATCTCATTGGTTTCCATTTCGATGTCCTATGCCGGGGCCGTGGTGCTCTGCTTCGCCGCCACCGGGCCCATCGTGCGGGCCGCCGCCGCGATCGCCCGGCAGTTCGGGCCGCCCGGCGCGCTCGGCGCCACCACACTGGAGCGGGCGCCACGCCGGGTCTGGGCGACCGCGATGACGGTGATGATCGGGGTGGCGGCGACCGTCGCGATGGGCGGGGCGTCCCGCGACATGGTCGATTCGGCGAGCAAGACGTTCGAGGAACTGGGCCGTATCGACCTGAACGTGAGTGTCACCGCGGCCGAACAGTTTCCGACCGGACCACTGCTGCCTGCCGATATCAAGGACAAGGTCGCCGGGGTGCCCGGTGTCGCCGACGTCAGCCCGGCACAGATGGCCTTCGCGACCCTCGGCAGTGGACGGGTGATGCTGCAGGGCTTCGAAGCCGAGGAGGGTGACATCAACATCCAGGCAGTGGACCGAACCCTGTTGCCCCGCATGGCATCCGGCGAGGGCGTCATCATCTCGCGCGATGTGGCCCGGGAACTCGGCGTTACCGCGGGCTCGCAGGTGACGCTGCCGACCCCGACCGGCGACCACACTGTGCAAGTGCTGCAAGTCATTCCGTACTTCAGCGCGGTCGCGGGCGTGGTCATCATGGATATCGATCACTTGCGCGCCTGGTACGAACGCCCCGGCGAGACGATCCTCGGGGTCGATGTCGCCGACGGCGCCGACCCGGCCGCCGTCAAGTCCGCCATCCTGGCGGCGCTACCGCCCGATATCCGAGTCGCCACCGGTCAGCAGCAGGTCGAGGCCATCTCCGGCAGCCTGCGCCAAGGCACGGCGATGAGCGCGGCCATCCTCTGGATCGTCGTCCTGGTCGCCACCGTCGCCCTGCTGAACACCCTGATGCTGTCGGTCCTGGAGCGCCGCCGCGAACTCGGCGTGCTGCGCGCCATGGGCACCAACCGCAAATTCCTGCTCCGGTCGGTGCTCGCCGAAGCGGCGGGCATCGGATTCATCGGCGCGGCAATAGGTCTCGTCGTCGGCACCGGCATCCAATATCTGGCCATCGTCGCGATAGGACACGCCATGACCATCGATCCGATCTACGACCCGAGCCTGCTCATCCTGGTCTACGGCGCCGCCGCTCTCGGTTTGGCGTTGCTGGGTTCGATCCCGCCCGCAGTGCGCGCGGCGCGGATGCCGATCGTGGACGCGCTGGCGGTGGACTGA
- a CDS encoding sensor histidine kinase has product MDVTQTIPSPGSARSAIPLRDIGSIQDRWLDFWRNPRAVFRRYLEGLPFDYPPALMTGSWIAMCIIGTIATIQRHSYFPNVLPLVAVLLMLTSMPVFCIFRITPPPLALAASGVAGTAVFLMQPVQSDFAPFVLIVVVGEVAAIVPKRWSVLYALVALAELSAFDSVGRVMWSGSGNRLEGLQMYTAGLALGWMVGVMLRYQRKFLYQEREGQQIRAMQAADEERRRIAREVHDVIAHSLSITLLHLTGARHALETDRDVDDAVAALVDAERLGRQAMADIRRTIGLLDGRPSKPMPEPGIGDIDSLVGDFVRAGLDIRYTGIGDQAAVSAAVGLALYRIGQESLANVVKHAPGATATVQVVVDAHTVTLMVDNTLPAGLPSKPGNGMGLSGMRQRAELLGGVITAGPGADGWSVRAAFPLAAQRNCVLPELVQLAVTTMRDGVSREEPRGAKAWPTVEESA; this is encoded by the coding sequence ATGGATGTGACTCAAACCATCCCGTCGCCGGGGAGCGCCCGCTCGGCGATTCCGCTGCGGGACATCGGGAGCATCCAGGACCGCTGGCTGGACTTCTGGCGGAATCCGCGAGCCGTGTTCCGGCGCTACCTCGAGGGACTGCCGTTCGACTACCCGCCGGCCCTGATGACCGGCTCCTGGATCGCGATGTGCATCATCGGCACCATCGCGACGATTCAGCGGCACAGCTATTTCCCGAATGTGCTGCCGCTGGTCGCGGTCCTGCTGATGCTCACCTCGATGCCGGTCTTCTGCATATTCCGCATTACGCCGCCCCCGCTCGCGCTGGCGGCATCGGGCGTCGCCGGGACCGCGGTCTTCCTGATGCAGCCGGTCCAGTCGGATTTCGCGCCATTCGTGTTGATCGTCGTCGTCGGCGAGGTCGCCGCGATAGTCCCCAAGCGCTGGAGCGTGCTGTATGCCCTTGTGGCGCTGGCAGAGCTGAGCGCCTTCGACTCGGTGGGCCGGGTGATGTGGAGCGGATCCGGCAATCGGCTGGAGGGTCTGCAGATGTACACCGCCGGGCTCGCGCTCGGCTGGATGGTCGGCGTCATGCTGCGCTATCAGCGCAAATTCCTCTATCAGGAGCGGGAGGGCCAGCAGATCCGGGCGATGCAGGCCGCCGACGAGGAACGCCGCCGGATCGCGCGCGAAGTGCACGACGTCATCGCGCACTCGCTGAGCATCACGCTGCTGCACCTGACCGGTGCGCGGCACGCACTGGAAACCGACCGCGACGTCGACGACGCCGTCGCGGCGCTGGTCGACGCGGAGCGTCTCGGCAGACAGGCCATGGCCGATATCCGGCGCACCATCGGCCTGTTGGACGGCCGGCCCTCGAAACCGATGCCGGAACCGGGGATCGGCGATATCGATTCCCTGGTGGGCGATTTCGTGCGCGCCGGGCTGGACATCCGGTACACCGGCATCGGTGACCAGGCGGCGGTGTCCGCGGCGGTCGGGCTCGCGCTCTACCGCATCGGGCAGGAATCCCTGGCGAACGTGGTCAAACACGCGCCCGGCGCCACCGCGACCGTGCAGGTGGTTGTGGACGCGCACACGGTGACGCTCATGGTCGACAACACCCTGCCCGCCGGACTGCCGTCGAAGCCAGGTAACGGGATGGGCTTGTCGGGCATGCGGCAGCGGGCCGAACTGCTCGGTGGCGTGATCACCGCCGGTCCGGGTGCCGACGGCTGGTCGGTGCGTGCGGCGTTCCCGCTTGCCGCACAACGGAATTGCGTGCTGCCGGAGCTGGTGCAGCTGGCGGTGACGACAATGCGTGACGGTGTGTCACGCGAGGAGCCGCGCGGTGCGAAGGCGTGGCCCACGGTGGAGGAGAGTGCGTGA